Proteins encoded by one window of Chryseobacterium foetidum:
- a CDS encoding YtxH domain-containing protein, giving the protein MGNKTKGLLALVGLGALAYWRYNKATPEEKQAVKDKINNAKDNINKWGNDLKDKANEVASQAQSKFDEAKSVAEQKVNQN; this is encoded by the coding sequence ATGGGAAATAAAACAAAAGGTTTATTGGCATTGGTAGGTTTAGGCGCATTGGCATATTGGAGATACAACAAAGCTACGCCGGAAGAAAAACAAGCGGTAAAAGATAAGATCAACAACGCAAAAGATAACATCAACAAGTGGGGAAATGATCTGAAAGACAAAGCAAACGAGGTAGCGTCACAGGCTCAAAGCAAATTTGATGAGGCAAAATCTGTTGCCGAGCAGAAGGTCAATCAAAACTAG
- a CDS encoding PP2C family serine/threonine-protein phosphatase, whose product MKSLLQDVLKENQIDSSKIVDITVEKLTDNAKIYELSKTIKDLKSQILQIFTMHKDREEFRESYITIPNANVKKEYNFKFDLSKHPSIVIKEIKNLDGVGLQFDAEKSCIHGTPANANTIEIQIVFFNKNDENLQEDIKTIPFIVNADPKDLWLNKPSPKDSRFPKEDQATFKSTFLDKKIVVASKRGRSHAHEGTFRDDDFLVKDLPGDWAIVAVADGAGSARFARAGSQFATDFIVKNFDDESLLNKLSDAVTVYFSNETKENLNEENEIINEDSNNSENSLNSNSAGDEKIKSKSFIINSLYHNVKNLHSGLSQMATEEGATLKDFHTTLIFTLVKKFDFGYVILSFGVGDCPVNVLNRENSEVKLLNFLDVGESSGATRFITMPEIFGKPDMAERFKINCFEDFSKLFLMTDGIYDPKFVVESKLENLETWKNFLRDLNGENEDKTKVDFVEDSDIENQLSAWMDFWSKGNHDDRTLAVIY is encoded by the coding sequence ATGAAAAGTTTATTGCAGGACGTCTTAAAAGAAAATCAAATCGATAGCAGCAAAATAGTGGACATCACTGTTGAAAAGCTTACCGATAATGCAAAGATCTACGAATTATCGAAAACCATCAAAGACCTGAAGTCACAAATATTACAAATTTTCACAATGCACAAAGACAGAGAAGAATTTAGGGAAAGTTACATCACGATTCCGAATGCCAATGTTAAAAAGGAATATAATTTCAAATTCGACCTTTCAAAACATCCTTCGATTGTCATTAAAGAAATTAAAAATCTTGATGGCGTGGGATTGCAGTTTGATGCAGAGAAAAGTTGTATTCATGGTACTCCGGCCAATGCCAACACGATAGAAATTCAGATTGTTTTCTTCAATAAAAATGATGAAAATTTGCAGGAAGACATCAAAACAATTCCGTTTATCGTCAATGCAGATCCGAAAGATTTGTGGCTCAACAAACCGAGTCCGAAAGACAGCAGATTTCCGAAAGAAGATCAGGCGACTTTTAAATCTACATTTTTAGACAAAAAAATTGTGGTGGCTTCTAAAAGAGGGAGATCTCATGCTCATGAAGGCACTTTCAGGGATGATGATTTTCTGGTTAAAGATTTACCCGGTGATTGGGCAATTGTTGCGGTGGCAGATGGCGCAGGTTCAGCAAGATTTGCGCGTGCGGGATCTCAGTTTGCCACAGATTTTATTGTGAAAAATTTTGACGATGAATCTCTTTTAAATAAATTATCAGATGCTGTCACTGTCTATTTTTCTAACGAAACCAAGGAAAACTTAAATGAAGAAAATGAAATAATTAATGAAGATTCAAATAATTCTGAAAATTCTTTAAATTCAAATTCTGCAGGCGATGAAAAAATAAAAAGCAAAAGTTTTATCATCAACTCCCTTTATCACAACGTGAAAAATCTTCACAGCGGGCTTTCGCAGATGGCAACTGAAGAAGGTGCGACATTAAAAGATTTTCATACTACCTTGATTTTTACTTTGGTGAAAAAGTTTGATTTTGGATATGTGATTTTAAGTTTTGGCGTTGGTGACTGCCCTGTCAATGTTTTAAACAGAGAAAATTCAGAGGTAAAACTTCTCAACTTTCTGGATGTCGGCGAGAGCAGCGGAGCGACCCGTTTCATTACAATGCCTGAAATCTTTGGTAAACCTGATATGGCTGAACGGTTTAAAATCAACTGTTTTGAAGATTTTTCCAAATTATTTCTGATGACAGACGGCATTTACGATCCCAAGTTTGTAGTAGAAAGCAAACTGGAAAATCTGGAAACCTGGAAGAACTTTTTAAGAGATTTAAATGGCGAAAATGAAGACAAGACAAAAGTAGATTTCGTGGAAGATTCAGATATTGAAAATCAACTGTCTGCGTGGATGGATTTTTGGAGTAAAGGCAATCATGACGACAGAACTTTGGCTGTAATTTATTAA
- the cphA gene encoding cyanophycin synthetase, with protein sequence MNIEKIQALRGPNIWSIKRKKLIQMRLDLQEMENFPTNKIDGFRERIEQLIPSLFTHRCSEGVEGGFFHRIAEGTWMGHVIEHIALEIQTLAGMDVGFGRTRETRTPGVYNVVFNYLEENAGIFAAEESVKIAEALIEGRDYDLPACIQKLKEIREKVRLGPSTGSIVEEAVSRKIPWIRLGTNSLVQLGYGVNQQRFQATITGNTSCIGVDIACNKDLTKRMLHDAAIPVPVGELITDEEGLDEVVRKIGYPIVIKPLDGNHGKGSSINVSDWEAAKIGLAHAQTYSTRVIVEKYITGYDFRVLVINNKMIAAARRVPAHVIGDGELNLQQLIDKENQDPRRGYGHENVLTEITIDKDTTELLDKLHYTLDTIPQKGEVVYLKSTANLSTGGTSIDVTDMVHPENITMAERISKIIGLDVCGIDIMAENLTQPLKESGAAIIEVNAAPGFRMHLAPSEGLPRNVAAPVVDMLYPPGKPFTIPIIAVTGTNGKTTTTRLISHIVKNNGYRVGFTTSDGIYIQNTMLTKGDTTGPISAEFILKDPTVEFAVLETARGGILRSGLGFSNCDIGVLTNIKEDHLGINDIHNLKDLTKVKRVILDSVKKNGWSVMNADDEYSMRIINDLDSNIALFSMDENNPFIKKYAKEGKTTCVYEEGFVTIKKGDWKIRIGKAKDFPITMEGKAKFMIENVLAASLACYLYGFAIEDISNSLRTFIPSAQLTPGRLNVFNFKNFKVLIDFAHNPAGYEAIEDYLKNVEATKKIGIISGVGDRRDADIKLCGKIAGRMFDHIIIRNEKHLRGRTEDEINNLIIEGMQESGRDVSYETIPKEIEALKHAMGMAEDGTFITALSDVISNAIDLVQEYQARELLEENKGL encoded by the coding sequence ATGAACATTGAGAAGATACAGGCACTAAGAGGGCCAAACATTTGGAGCATTAAAAGAAAGAAACTGATCCAGATGAGACTGGACCTTCAGGAAATGGAAAATTTTCCTACCAACAAAATTGATGGCTTCCGCGAGCGCATAGAGCAGCTGATTCCGTCACTTTTCACACACAGATGTTCTGAGGGCGTAGAGGGTGGATTTTTTCACCGTATTGCAGAAGGAACCTGGATGGGGCATGTGATAGAACATATCGCACTCGAAATCCAGACACTGGCCGGCATGGATGTAGGCTTTGGGAGAACAAGGGAAACCAGAACTCCGGGAGTTTACAATGTGGTTTTTAATTATCTTGAAGAAAATGCAGGAATTTTTGCAGCTGAAGAATCAGTAAAAATCGCTGAGGCTCTTATTGAAGGAAGAGACTATGACTTGCCTGCCTGCATTCAGAAATTAAAGGAGATACGGGAGAAAGTACGCCTTGGTCCTTCCACGGGAAGTATCGTTGAGGAAGCGGTTTCCAGAAAAATTCCATGGATTAGGTTGGGAACCAATTCGCTGGTTCAGTTGGGTTATGGTGTCAATCAGCAGAGATTTCAGGCCACAATTACAGGAAATACAAGTTGTATCGGTGTTGATATTGCCTGCAATAAGGATTTAACCAAAAGAATGCTGCATGACGCTGCCATTCCGGTACCTGTTGGTGAACTGATCACTGATGAGGAAGGATTGGATGAAGTTGTGAGAAAAATTGGCTATCCCATCGTCATAAAACCACTTGACGGAAATCACGGAAAAGGCTCTTCAATCAATGTAAGCGACTGGGAGGCGGCCAAAATTGGTCTGGCACATGCACAAACTTATTCAACCAGAGTAATTGTCGAAAAATATATCACTGGCTACGATTTCAGGGTTTTGGTGATTAATAATAAAATGATTGCTGCAGCACGAAGAGTTCCTGCTCACGTCATCGGCGACGGGGAATTGAATCTTCAGCAACTTATCGATAAAGAAAATCAGGATCCGAGAAGAGGTTACGGTCATGAAAATGTACTTACTGAAATCACGATAGACAAAGACACGACAGAGCTTTTAGATAAACTTCATTATACCTTAGATACGATTCCTCAAAAAGGTGAAGTAGTTTATCTGAAATCAACTGCCAATCTTTCAACGGGTGGCACTTCCATCGACGTTACCGATATGGTGCATCCGGAAAATATCACAATGGCAGAAAGAATTTCAAAAATCATCGGTCTTGATGTTTGCGGAATCGATATTATGGCTGAAAATCTTACCCAGCCCCTAAAAGAGAGTGGTGCTGCCATCATTGAAGTAAATGCTGCACCAGGATTCAGAATGCACCTCGCACCAAGCGAAGGATTGCCAAGAAACGTTGCCGCTCCTGTGGTTGATATGCTTTATCCACCAGGAAAGCCGTTTACTATTCCGATCATTGCAGTAACAGGTACCAACGGGAAAACAACAACAACAAGGCTGATTTCCCATATCGTTAAAAACAACGGTTACAGAGTTGGTTTTACCACTTCAGACGGTATTTATATCCAAAATACAATGTTGACGAAAGGGGATACCACCGGTCCGATCTCTGCAGAATTCATCCTTAAAGATCCCACTGTAGAATTTGCCGTTCTTGAAACTGCCAGAGGCGGAATTTTAAGATCAGGTTTAGGTTTCTCCAACTGTGATATCGGGGTTTTAACCAATATTAAAGAAGATCACTTAGGCATCAACGATATTCACAACCTGAAAGATCTTACGAAGGTAAAACGTGTGATTCTCGACAGCGTGAAAAAGAACGGGTGGAGTGTAATGAATGCTGATGACGAATATTCAATGAGAATTATTAATGATCTCGACAGCAATATTGCACTGTTCAGCATGGATGAGAACAATCCTTTCATTAAAAAGTATGCGAAAGAAGGCAAAACGACCTGCGTATACGAAGAAGGTTTTGTAACCATCAAAAAAGGCGACTGGAAAATCAGAATTGGTAAAGCCAAAGATTTCCCGATTACGATGGAAGGCAAGGCGAAATTTATGATTGAAAACGTTTTGGCAGCAAGCTTAGCCTGTTATCTTTACGGATTTGCAATTGAAGATATTTCCAATTCACTCAGAACTTTTATTCCAAGTGCACAGCTGACGCCAGGAAGGCTGAATGTCTTTAATTTTAAGAATTTTAAAGTCTTAATTGACTTCGCACACAATCCGGCGGGATATGAAGCGATTGAAGATTATCTCAAAAATGTGGAAGCCACCAAGAAAATCGGTATTATTTCCGGTGTTGGCGACAGGAGAGATGCAGACATCAAACTTTGCGGTAAAATTGCCGGCAGAATGTTTGATCACATCATCATCCGCAACGAGAAACATTTGCGTGGACGAACTGAAGATGAGATTAACAATTTAATCATCGAAGGCATGCAGGAATCCGGAAGAGACGTAAGTTATGAAACGATTCCAAAGGAAATTGAAGCGTTAAAACATGCAATGGGAATGGCTGAAGACGGCACTTTTATCACTGCTTTGAGCGATGTTATATCTAATGCAATCGATCTTGTACAGGAATATCAGGCGAGAGAATTGCTTGAGGAAAATAAAGGACTTTAA
- a CDS encoding TerY-C metal binding domain-containing protein, with protein MRRLPIYFLIDVSESMVGEPIEQVQEGIATIIKELKTDPYALETVWVSIIGFAGKSKVVTPLQDVITFYPPKIPIGSGTSLSKGLEELMNSIDRDVVKTTYERKGDWKLVIFLFTDGIPTDDTSKAIERWNADYRTKSNLIIVSIGDNTNVNLLGKLSEQVLMFNNTDSNSYKEFFKWVTASIRATSENINNNNADGINLSKSNPELLEKIDLSKNYSVPDNNFVVLNGKCSTNDKLYLLKFKKSLQESRVPGFDTRFYKIEGAYKIDENSYREYSEGGSNNNKISSEELYGNPSCPSCGNSFALATCVCGGIHCIEGDGVAKCPWCGNAGQYGAAEGGFDINRTLG; from the coding sequence ATGAGAAGATTACCAATTTATTTCCTCATCGATGTTTCAGAATCGATGGTGGGAGAACCCATAGAGCAAGTTCAGGAAGGAATTGCCACCATCATCAAAGAATTAAAAACAGATCCTTACGCTTTAGAAACGGTTTGGGTTTCCATTATTGGCTTTGCGGGAAAAAGTAAAGTTGTCACGCCTCTTCAGGATGTCATCACTTTTTATCCTCCGAAAATTCCGATTGGTAGCGGAACTTCTTTATCTAAAGGTTTGGAAGAACTAATGAATTCCATCGACAGAGATGTTGTGAAAACCACTTACGAAAGAAAAGGCGATTGGAAACTTGTCATATTTTTATTCACAGACGGAATTCCGACCGATGATACTTCAAAAGCAATTGAAAGATGGAATGCCGATTACCGCACGAAATCCAATTTAATTATCGTTTCAATTGGCGACAATACCAACGTGAATCTTTTAGGTAAATTATCTGAACAGGTTTTGATGTTTAACAATACCGACAGCAATTCCTATAAAGAGTTTTTCAAATGGGTGACGGCTTCTATTAGGGCAACAAGTGAAAATATCAACAACAATAATGCGGATGGAATTAATTTAAGCAAATCAAATCCTGAATTGCTTGAGAAAATCGATTTAAGCAAAAACTATTCTGTTCCCGATAATAATTTTGTGGTTTTGAATGGAAAATGTTCCACGAATGACAAACTGTATTTATTAAAATTTAAAAAATCACTTCAGGAATCTCGCGTTCCCGGTTTTGATACGAGATTTTATAAAATCGAAGGCGCTTACAAAATTGATGAAAATTCGTACAGAGAATATTCTGAAGGTGGTTCCAACAACAACAAAATTTCCAGCGAAGAACTTTACGGAAATCCGAGCTGCCCATCTTGTGGAAACAGTTTTGCTTTGGCAACCTGCGTTTGTGGGGGAATTCACTGCATCGAAGGCGACGGCGTCGCAAAATGCCCATGGTGTGGAAATGCCGGTCAATACGGTGCTGCAGAAGGTGGGTTTGACATCAACAGAACTTTAGGTTAA
- a CDS encoding TerD family protein — MINLQKGQKIDIGLSKMTIGLGWDPSEGTAFDFDLDASAFMIDERRQIPSEPFFIFYGNTDSPDGALRHTGDDPTGGNSADGDDESIEVDLSKVDPRINEILIVVTIHEAINRKQNYGQVRNSYIRIVDDSNGQEVAKYELGEDFSIETAVEFGRLYKRNDQWKFEASGIGYREDLAFFLSKYYSGQIIK; from the coding sequence ATGATTAATTTACAGAAAGGTCAGAAAATTGACATTGGATTGAGCAAAATGACGATTGGTTTGGGATGGGATCCCAGCGAAGGAACGGCTTTCGACTTCGATTTGGATGCTTCCGCATTTATGATTGACGAAAGGAGGCAGATCCCGAGCGAACCGTTTTTTATTTTTTATGGAAACACAGATTCTCCGGACGGCGCTTTGAGACACACCGGCGACGACCCAACAGGAGGAAACAGTGCCGACGGCGATGATGAAAGCATCGAGGTTGATTTATCTAAAGTTGACCCAAGAATCAACGAAATTCTTATTGTAGTAACCATTCACGAAGCTATCAACAGAAAACAAAACTACGGACAGGTAAGAAATTCATACATCAGAATCGTAGATGACAGCAACGGTCAGGAAGTGGCAAAATATGAGTTAGGAGAAGATTTTTCTATTGAAACTGCCGTTGAATTCGGAAGACTTTACAAAAGAAACGATCAGTGGAAATTTGAAGCTTCAGGAATTGGCTACAGAGAAGATTTAGCTTTCTTTTTATCAAAATATTACAGCGGACAAATTATCAAGTAA
- a CDS encoding TerD family protein, which yields MAINLQKGQTIDLRKNDRGESVYDLSQVTIGLGWDVRQKQSGFFGKIFGGKEEEYDLDAVAFLLDSSGKVADLGRTATVGGRNVALYGGDVIYFNSMRHPSGNIWLTGDNRTGAGDGDDEQIIVQLDKLDQKYQKILFVVTIYQGRQNNQHFGMVDNAFIRAVDARGKEITKYSLSGDVSMNGMCSMVFAEAYRHNGDWKFRALGEPGQTDNFVDLLAKYAYK from the coding sequence ATGGCAATCAATTTACAAAAAGGTCAAACCATCGATTTAAGAAAAAATGACCGTGGAGAAAGCGTTTACGACCTTTCACAGGTGACTATCGGTTTAGGATGGGATGTCCGTCAAAAACAAAGTGGTTTTTTCGGAAAAATATTTGGAGGAAAAGAAGAAGAATACGATCTGGATGCTGTAGCTTTTCTTCTCGACAGCAGCGGAAAAGTAGCTGATTTAGGGAGAACTGCTACTGTAGGTGGTAGAAACGTAGCTTTATACGGAGGCGACGTAATTTATTTCAACTCCATGAGACATCCAAGCGGAAATATCTGGTTGACGGGTGATAACAGAACGGGTGCAGGAGATGGAGATGACGAGCAAATCATTGTTCAGTTAGACAAACTCGATCAGAAATATCAGAAAATACTATTTGTGGTCACTATTTATCAGGGAAGACAGAATAATCAGCATTTCGGAATGGTAGACAATGCCTTCATCAGAGCTGTTGATGCCCGTGGAAAGGAAATTACAAAATACAGTCTTTCTGGCGATGTATCAATGAACGGAATGTGTTCCATGGTTTTTGCTGAAGCGTACAGACATAACGGCGACTGGAAATTCCGTGCACTGGGTGAACCCGGACAAACCGATAACTTCGTTGATCTTTTAGCAAAATACGCCTACAAATAA
- a CDS encoding vWA domain-containing protein, with the protein MNRRLLAYFLLDTSGSMRGEPIAALNNGFNGLVSMLRSDPQAMDSLHLSVITYDREVTNLIPLVDLASFHPVEITCPESGPTHTGQALEMVYNLVKKEVIKGSADRKGDWKPLLFIFTDGKPSDLQKYKEMTPLIKSLDFGVIVGCAAGPKAEVSFLQELTDNVVKLDTTDSSTLTNFFQWVSSSIEMGSKTQGTGESMTLPPPPSELNIIV; encoded by the coding sequence ATGAACAGACGACTATTAGCCTATTTTTTATTAGACACTTCAGGATCGATGAGAGGTGAGCCGATTGCTGCCCTGAATAATGGATTCAATGGTTTGGTAAGCATGCTCAGATCAGATCCGCAGGCTATGGATTCTTTGCATCTCAGCGTGATTACGTATGACCGTGAGGTAACCAATTTGATTCCGCTTGTTGATTTGGCCAGTTTTCATCCGGTAGAAATTACCTGTCCGGAAAGTGGACCTACACACACAGGGCAAGCGCTGGAAATGGTTTACAACCTCGTAAAAAAGGAAGTGATCAAAGGCTCAGCTGACAGAAAAGGCGATTGGAAACCCTTACTTTTTATTTTCACTGATGGTAAACCTTCAGATTTGCAGAAATACAAAGAGATGACTCCTTTAATCAAAAGTTTAGATTTTGGAGTCATTGTGGGCTGTGCCGCAGGTCCAAAAGCCGAAGTAAGTTTTCTTCAGGAACTCACGGACAACGTCGTAAAGCTGGATACGACAGATTCCAGCACGCTTACTAATTTCTTTCAATGGGTAAGTTCGTCCATCGAAATGGGAAGTAAAACGCAGGGAACCGGAGAAAGTATGACCTTACCGCCACCGCCAAGTGAATTGAATATTATTGTTTAA
- a CDS encoding isoaspartyl peptidase/L-asparaginase, which produces MKIIIHGGFFSESDQSNEVKVAKQNSLKSIAEKAYQHLKTNSAVDTAAYAVSLLEDDELYNAGIGSQIQSDGIIRMSAALMDGETQKMSGVINIQDVKNPIFVAKELMNEDDRVLGGNGAKIYAIDHGFENFSTEIPQRRKEYEAKMNNGGKGTVGCVAIDEKGKLAVATSTGGKGFEIPGRISDSATVAGNYANEFCAVSCTGVGEDIVSNATSAKIVTRVTDGMSLEQAFDKTFTELKAIDGFAGAIAIDKAGNIFHQDSYPKMVFASFDGENFEIFE; this is translated from the coding sequence ATGAAAATCATCATCCACGGAGGTTTTTTCTCTGAAAGCGACCAGAGCAACGAAGTAAAAGTTGCCAAACAAAACTCGCTGAAAAGCATTGCTGAAAAGGCTTATCAACATTTAAAAACTAATTCTGCAGTGGATACTGCGGCTTACGCAGTTTCACTTTTGGAAGATGACGAACTGTATAATGCCGGAATTGGTTCGCAAATTCAAAGCGACGGGATCATCAGAATGAGTGCTGCTCTGATGGATGGTGAAACGCAGAAAATGAGCGGTGTGATCAATATTCAGGATGTGAAAAATCCGATTTTTGTGGCGAAGGAGCTGATGAATGAAGATGACAGGGTTTTGGGCGGAAATGGTGCAAAAATTTATGCAATTGACCATGGTTTTGAAAATTTCTCAACCGAAATTCCACAAAGAAGAAAAGAATACGAAGCCAAAATGAACAACGGCGGCAAAGGAACTGTGGGTTGCGTTGCCATCGACGAAAAAGGCAAACTGGCAGTGGCCACCTCAACCGGAGGCAAAGGTTTTGAAATCCCCGGAAGAATCTCTGATTCTGCGACTGTTGCAGGAAATTACGCCAACGAATTTTGCGCTGTAAGCTGTACCGGAGTGGGCGAAGACATCGTGAGCAACGCCACTTCAGCAAAAATTGTGACGAGAGTGACTGACGGAATGAGTCTGGAGCAAGCTTTCGACAAAACTTTTACCGAGCTGAAAGCAATTGACGGTTTTGCAGGAGCAATTGCTATTGATAAAGCCGGAAATATTTTCCATCAGGATTCTTATCCTAAAATGGTTTTTGCGAGCTTTGACGGAGAAAATTTTGAGATTTTTGAATAA
- a CDS encoding vWA domain-containing protein gives MRRLPVYLLLDTSGSMTGEPIEAVKNGVQMMLHSLRQNPQAIETAYVSIITFDSEAKQIVPLTDLASFQMVDIKASGTTSLGAALGLLADKLNTEITKTTLEQKGDWKPMTFIMTDGIPTDDWQSGFSKLKSANKGLIVGCAVGSGADDKILKQITESVIRLDNADSESISKFFQWVTDSISTTSTKVEESGKEVTGLDQLPPPPSELVIVA, from the coding sequence ATGAGAAGATTACCCGTTTATTTATTATTAGACACCTCAGGTTCAATGACCGGAGAGCCGATTGAAGCTGTAAAAAACGGAGTTCAGATGATGCTGCATTCGCTTCGTCAGAATCCACAGGCTATTGAAACCGCTTACGTGAGCATCATTACGTTTGACAGTGAGGCAAAACAGATCGTTCCTCTTACCGACTTGGCTTCGTTTCAAATGGTGGACATCAAAGCTTCAGGTACAACATCACTTGGTGCAGCTTTAGGCTTATTAGCCGACAAATTAAATACTGAAATTACCAAAACTACCCTTGAGCAAAAAGGCGACTGGAAACCAATGACCTTCATCATGACCGACGGTATTCCAACAGATGACTGGCAAAGCGGATTTTCTAAATTAAAATCTGCAAATAAAGGTTTAATCGTCGGATGTGCAGTGGGAAGCGGTGCCGATGATAAAATTCTGAAACAAATTACAGAATCTGTTATCAGACTTGATAATGCCGATTCTGAAAGCATCAGCAAATTTTTTCAATGGGTAACAGATTCTATTTCTACCACCTCAACCAAAGTGGAAGAATCCGGAAAAGAAGTTACCGGTTTGGATCAGCTTCCTCCTCCACCGTCTGAGTTGGTAATCGTTGCATAA
- a CDS encoding class I SAM-dependent methyltransferase gives MENYLDINKNSWNARVEPHLKSDFYFVDEFLKGRNSLNSIELDLLGDVKGKSILHLQCHFGQDSISLSRMGAKVTGVDLSDKAIDAASDLAKQCGTDSEFICTDVYNLPNVLNEKFDIVFTSYGTIGWLPDLNKWGEVVSHFLKPEGEFVMAEFHPVVWMYDDDFDGVAYNYFNEKPIIETTEGTYADKSAEIVQDYVSWNHPLSDVLQSLIDKDLVLEHFREFDWSPYACFRHVEEFEKGKWRITKFGNKIPLVYAIKAKKR, from the coding sequence ATGGAAAACTATTTAGACATCAACAAAAACTCTTGGAACGCCAGAGTAGAGCCTCATCTGAAATCAGATTTTTACTTTGTAGATGAATTTTTAAAAGGAAGAAATTCTCTCAATTCAATCGAACTGGATTTGTTGGGAGACGTAAAAGGGAAAAGTATTCTCCATTTGCAGTGCCATTTCGGGCAGGATTCTATTTCGTTGTCAAGAATGGGTGCAAAAGTTACCGGAGTCGATTTGTCGGATAAAGCAATTGACGCTGCGAGCGATTTGGCAAAACAATGTGGAACCGATTCCGAATTTATATGTACTGATGTTTATAATTTACCAAATGTTTTAAATGAAAAATTCGACATCGTTTTTACAAGCTACGGAACGATTGGCTGGTTGCCCGATTTAAATAAATGGGGAGAAGTAGTAAGTCATTTTTTAAAACCTGAAGGAGAATTTGTCATGGCAGAATTTCATCCCGTGGTCTGGATGTATGACGATGATTTCGATGGAGTCGCCTACAATTATTTTAATGAAAAACCCATTATTGAAACTACAGAAGGCACCTATGCAGACAAATCAGCTGAAATCGTTCAGGATTATGTTTCGTGGAATCATCCTTTGTCTGATGTCCTGCAAAGTCTGATTGATAAAGATTTAGTTTTAGAACATTTCAGGGAATTCGACTGGTCGCCATACGCGTGCTTCCGTCACGTGGAGGAATTTGAAAAAGGGAAGTGGAGAATCACAAAGTTTGGGAATAAAATTCCGTTGGTGTACGCCATAAAAGCAAAGAAAAGATAA
- a CDS encoding cyanophycinase, which yields MKPVGKLIIIGGAVNKGSFTETEYDQNVEKNLNFFERGILRKIIAESKHKEDSVIEVITTASQIPKIVGAEYKKAFEYLGAKNVNILDIHNREEANSDALVARANAADVVMFTGGDQLRLTSILGGTRFHDTILLKYQEQDFIYSGTSAGAAAASENMIYQGSSSEALLKGEIKTTQGLGLIDNVVVDTHFVQRGRIGRLFQAVVSNPRTLGIGLGEDTGLFIHNDVMTAVGSGLVILVDGRFIKDTNLTNINLGEPISIENLTVHVMSMNDHYNLTTKEMTIENSQFNPIPQT from the coding sequence ATGAAACCTGTGGGAAAACTTATTATTATCGGAGGAGCTGTAAATAAAGGCAGTTTCACAGAAACCGAGTACGACCAAAATGTAGAAAAAAACCTTAATTTTTTTGAAAGAGGAATTTTAAGAAAAATCATTGCAGAATCTAAACACAAGGAAGATTCTGTAATTGAAGTGATTACAACAGCTTCGCAAATACCTAAAATCGTAGGTGCTGAATATAAAAAGGCCTTCGAATATCTTGGTGCTAAAAATGTAAATATTCTTGATATACACAACCGTGAAGAAGCCAATTCTGATGCGCTTGTTGCCAGAGCCAACGCTGCGGATGTAGTAATGTTTACCGGTGGAGATCAGTTAAGGCTGACTTCCATTTTGGGTGGAACAAGATTTCACGACACTATTTTACTGAAATATCAGGAGCAGGATTTTATCTACTCCGGAACTTCTGCGGGTGCAGCAGCGGCCTCTGAAAATATGATTTATCAGGGAAGCAGTTCTGAAGCTTTGCTGAAAGGTGAAATCAAAACAACACAAGGCTTAGGTTTAATTGATAATGTGGTGGTAGACACCCATTTTGTTCAGAGAGGAAGAATAGGCAGACTTTTTCAGGCGGTTGTGAGCAATCCGAGGACTTTGGGGATCGGTTTGGGAGAAGATACAGGTCTTTTTATTCACAACGACGTGATGACAGCCGTAGGATCCGGACTTGTAATCTTGGTGGACGGAAGATTCATTAAAGATACCAATTTAACCAATATCAATCTCGGAGAGCCAATTTCAATTGAAAATCTGACGGTTCATGTGATGTCGATGAATGACCATTACAACCTTACGACAAAGGAAATGACAATTGAGAATTCTCAGTTTAATCCGATTCCGCAAACATAA